A window of the Gemmatirosa kalamazoonensis genome harbors these coding sequences:
- a CDS encoding HD family phosphohydrolase: MGTWGQAEPSGDDGGRSRTLGTLGAHGARLAIALALAIGAFLLFPLAPAVELPLYEVGAVAPENVIAPFAFRVPKTDAQLQGERDAARRAEPLVLDLVPAALDTSRTQLAAFARVLEQAYGAAGTAAGPAVAAAASQVGIRLTPAEIAYLHAPTRRRAQIEAVQRVLDRWLPGGVASTTALTDARGQVAIAQGGHTTIVPADSVMTFASLLARARRAHPDPTNDVGDALYVKLLSGFFRPTLVADRAATDRMREAAAIAVERDRYFVRAGEKIVGAHEVVGREANDKMRALRDATQLRGGTEVSSTRAAARVVGSVLHNLIILVVFGVTLLLFRPQLYAQMRVVLLFALEFALVLGTAALVARMPTPRPEIVPVALAAVMLSILFDPRISLIAAMVLAVLVGSQGPFRGTNALFILLVGGVAAAVSVQTVRRRNQAYLSMLIVAAGYALAALALGLTLGWTWRELGLMVGFGTLGAVVSVALAMGLMPPAEEFTGTVTYLRLLEWSDLNRPLMQRLSLEAPGTYAHTIATANLAEQACNAIGANGLLARVGTYYHDIGKLKKPQFFVENQARGRNPHDKLKPNTSASIIKNHVKEGLELADEIKLPKPLRAFIVEHHGTGRIGYFMEKARERGDALPNAGEYAYPGPIPQTAETAVLMLADGVEASARALPDPTPQKIRELVEHVVRQRMEQGQLRDAPLTLRQIELVKEQFVRVLLGMHHNRIEYPTAAGGVGTTGAVNAETAPA, encoded by the coding sequence GTGGGTACGTGGGGCCAGGCCGAGCCGTCGGGTGACGACGGCGGTCGAAGTCGAACGTTAGGCACGCTGGGCGCGCACGGCGCGCGGCTGGCGATCGCGCTCGCGCTCGCGATCGGGGCGTTCCTGCTGTTCCCGCTTGCGCCGGCCGTCGAGCTGCCGCTGTACGAGGTGGGCGCCGTGGCCCCGGAGAACGTCATCGCGCCGTTCGCGTTCCGCGTGCCGAAGACGGACGCGCAGCTGCAGGGGGAGCGGGACGCCGCGCGCCGCGCCGAGCCGCTCGTGCTCGACCTCGTGCCCGCGGCGCTCGACACGTCGCGCACGCAGCTCGCGGCGTTCGCGCGCGTGCTCGAGCAGGCCTACGGCGCCGCGGGCACCGCGGCCGGGCCGGCGGTCGCCGCGGCGGCGAGCCAGGTGGGGATCCGCCTCACGCCGGCCGAGATCGCGTACCTGCACGCGCCGACGCGCCGTCGCGCGCAGATCGAGGCCGTGCAGCGCGTGCTCGATCGCTGGCTCCCGGGCGGCGTGGCGTCGACGACGGCGCTCACCGACGCGCGCGGCCAGGTCGCGATCGCGCAGGGCGGTCACACGACGATCGTGCCGGCCGACAGCGTGATGACGTTCGCGAGCCTGCTGGCCCGCGCGCGGCGCGCCCATCCCGATCCGACGAACGACGTCGGCGACGCGCTGTACGTGAAGCTGCTGAGCGGTTTCTTCCGCCCGACGCTCGTCGCCGACCGCGCGGCGACCGACCGCATGCGCGAGGCCGCGGCGATCGCGGTGGAGCGCGACCGCTACTTCGTGCGCGCGGGCGAGAAGATCGTCGGCGCGCACGAGGTGGTGGGGCGCGAGGCGAACGACAAGATGCGCGCGCTGCGCGACGCGACGCAGCTGCGCGGCGGCACCGAGGTCTCGTCCACCCGCGCCGCGGCGCGCGTCGTCGGCTCGGTGCTGCACAACCTCATCATCCTCGTCGTCTTCGGCGTCACGCTGCTGCTGTTCCGGCCGCAGCTCTACGCGCAGATGCGCGTCGTGCTGCTGTTCGCGCTGGAGTTCGCCCTGGTGCTCGGCACGGCCGCGCTGGTCGCGCGCATGCCGACGCCGCGGCCGGAGATCGTGCCCGTGGCGCTCGCCGCGGTCATGCTCAGCATCCTGTTCGACCCGCGCATCAGCCTCATCGCGGCGATGGTGCTCGCGGTGCTCGTCGGCAGCCAGGGTCCGTTCCGCGGCACGAACGCGCTGTTCATCCTGCTCGTCGGCGGCGTGGCGGCGGCGGTCAGCGTACAGACGGTGCGGCGGCGCAACCAGGCGTACCTGTCGATGCTCATCGTCGCCGCCGGCTACGCGCTCGCCGCGCTCGCGCTCGGCCTCACGCTCGGCTGGACGTGGCGCGAGCTGGGGCTCATGGTCGGTTTCGGCACGCTCGGCGCCGTGGTCTCCGTGGCGCTCGCGATGGGGCTCATGCCGCCGGCCGAGGAGTTCACCGGCACCGTGACCTACCTGCGGCTGCTCGAGTGGTCGGACCTCAACCGCCCGCTCATGCAGCGGCTGTCGCTCGAGGCGCCCGGCACATATGCGCACACGATCGCCACGGCGAACCTCGCCGAGCAGGCGTGCAACGCGATCGGCGCGAACGGGCTGCTGGCGCGCGTGGGCACGTACTACCACGACATCGGAAAGCTGAAGAAGCCGCAGTTCTTCGTGGAGAACCAGGCGCGCGGCCGCAACCCACACGACAAGCTGAAGCCGAACACGAGCGCGTCGATCATCAAGAACCACGTGAAGGAGGGGCTCGAGCTCGCCGACGAGATCAAGCTCCCGAAGCCGCTGCGCGCGTTCATCGTGGAGCATCACGGTACGGGACGCATCGGCTACTTCATGGAGAAGGCGCGCGAGCGCGGCGACGCGCTGCCGAACGCGGGCGAGTACGCGTACCCGGGCCCCATCCCGCAGACCGCGGAGACGGCGGTGCTCATGCTCGCCGACGGCGTGGAGGCGTCGGCGCGCGCGCTCCCGGATCCGACGCCGCAGAAGATCCGCGAGCTCGTGGAGCACGTGGTGCGGCAGCGCATGGAGCAGGGACAGCTCCGCGACGCACCCCTCACGCTGCGGCAGATCGAGCTGGTGAAGGAGCAGTTCGTGCGCGTGCTGCTGGGCATGCACCACAACCGCATCGAGTACCCGACGGCGGCAGGCGGCGTCGGGACGACGGGCGCGGTGAACGCAGAGACGGCGCCGGCGTGA
- a CDS encoding cobalamin B12-binding domain-containing protein, translating into MDRPIRVLVAKPGLDGHDRGAKVVAAALRDAGMEVIYTGLHQTPEMIATAAVQEDVDVVGLSILSGAHMTLFPRVQELLREQGRDDVLITGGGIIPKEDMDALHAMGVGKLFGPGTPTSDLVDYIKRWFAEQQEHQRA; encoded by the coding sequence ATGGATCGCCCCATTCGAGTACTCGTCGCGAAGCCCGGCCTCGACGGCCACGACCGCGGCGCGAAGGTCGTCGCGGCGGCGCTGCGCGACGCCGGCATGGAGGTCATCTACACCGGGCTCCATCAGACGCCGGAGATGATCGCCACCGCCGCCGTGCAGGAGGATGTCGACGTCGTCGGCCTCTCCATCCTCAGCGGCGCGCACATGACGCTGTTCCCGCGCGTGCAGGAGCTGCTGCGCGAGCAGGGGCGCGACGACGTCCTCATCACCGGCGGCGGCATCATCCCGAAGGAGGACATGGACGCGCTGCACGCCATGGGCGTCGGGAAGCTGTTCGGCCCGGGCACCCCGACCAGCGACCTGGTGGACTACATCAAGCGCTGGTTCGCCGAGCAGCAGGAGCACCAGCGCGCGTGA
- a CDS encoding CNNM domain-containing protein → MRLSFIALLTSLVVGTLTAAAIAVRSVSRIWLRHWVERRLSGATLAELYLDRPQRLLVSAGTGIALAVFLAGAAVGAGERTTLQVVWRAIVLALVILAVGQLLPRAIGRRWPAALVPLLVPLLRVVDVVVTPLRWVGGLLARPFCERRPQPLAEVARSDIEELLREGAREGVGESQEIAIITGVVQFGEKRARDVMTPRDEMFAVDVQEPPDMIAHRIAGSKYSRVPVIDGSLDCVVGMVHAFDVLKSGGDEWPPVRPVATATLDTPCNELLFSMLRTRRHIAVVRDPAAPVGAEASTQGIVTLEDLLEELVGDIRDEHDEPDTAPRASTT, encoded by the coding sequence GTGAGGCTTTCGTTCATCGCGCTCCTCACGTCGCTCGTCGTCGGCACGCTCACCGCCGCGGCGATCGCCGTACGCTCGGTGAGCCGCATCTGGCTGCGCCACTGGGTGGAGCGGCGGCTGTCGGGCGCGACGCTCGCCGAGCTCTATCTCGATCGCCCGCAGCGGCTGCTCGTGTCCGCCGGCACCGGCATCGCGCTCGCCGTGTTCCTCGCCGGTGCCGCGGTCGGCGCGGGGGAGCGCACGACGCTGCAGGTGGTCTGGCGCGCGATCGTCCTCGCGCTCGTGATCCTCGCCGTCGGCCAGCTGCTGCCGCGCGCCATCGGCCGGCGATGGCCCGCCGCGCTCGTGCCGCTGCTCGTGCCGCTGCTGCGCGTCGTGGACGTCGTGGTGACGCCGCTCCGCTGGGTGGGCGGCCTGCTCGCGCGGCCGTTCTGCGAGCGGCGCCCGCAGCCGCTCGCGGAGGTCGCGCGGAGCGACATCGAGGAGCTGCTGCGCGAGGGCGCGCGCGAGGGCGTGGGCGAGTCGCAGGAAATCGCAATCATCACCGGCGTCGTGCAGTTCGGCGAGAAGCGCGCGCGCGACGTGATGACGCCGCGCGACGAGATGTTCGCGGTCGACGTGCAGGAACCGCCGGACATGATCGCGCACCGCATCGCGGGCTCGAAGTACAGCCGCGTGCCGGTGATCGACGGCTCGCTCGACTGCGTCGTCGGCATGGTGCACGCGTTCGACGTGCTGAAGTCCGGCGGCGACGAGTGGCCGCCCGTGCGCCCGGTCGCGACGGCGACGCTGGACACGCCGTGCAACGAGCTGCTGTTCTCCATGCTGCGCACGCGACGCCACATCGCCGTCGTGCGCGACCCCGCCGCGCCGGTGGGCGCGGAGGCGAGCACGCAGGGGATCGTGACGCTCGAGGATCTGCTCGAGGAGCTGGTCGGCGACATCCGCGACGAGCACGACGAGCCCGACACCGCCCCTCGCGCCTCCACGACGTGA
- the meaB gene encoding methylmalonyl Co-A mutase-associated GTPase MeaB has translation MTLARASDPIARLLDDFRDGKKAALARAVSVVENHRPGFDRLLAALHPSLGRARRVGLTGPPGAGKSTMTTALARLLRDQGHTVGIVAVDPTSPFTGGALLGDRIRMESVALDPGVFIRSMATRGSLGGIASATREVCDVLDGFGIDFILIETVGVGQSELDVARASDTTLVVLVPESGDSIQTLKAGVMEIADVFVVNKADRPGADRLRNDIELMLGLRGGAAMRNVPAHHGVDLKALSAEEREATRQAMNPARAARAAASADHPERWVPPVLQSVAAKGEGIVEVLGALDRHFRYLEASGELRSRRRARLRERVVEVVEQKVRSRLWADTGTMAWLDERLAALESGTLTPFGVADELLERSAGLIARSTLHAPRST, from the coding sequence GTGACGCTCGCCCGCGCCTCCGACCCGATCGCCCGACTGCTCGACGACTTCCGCGACGGCAAGAAGGCCGCGCTCGCCCGCGCCGTGAGCGTCGTCGAGAACCACCGCCCCGGATTCGACCGGCTGCTCGCCGCGCTTCACCCGTCGTTAGGCAGGGCGCGGCGCGTGGGCCTCACCGGGCCGCCGGGCGCGGGGAAGAGCACCATGACGACGGCGCTCGCGCGCCTCCTGCGCGACCAGGGCCACACCGTCGGCATCGTCGCCGTCGATCCGACGTCGCCGTTCACGGGCGGCGCGCTGCTCGGCGACCGGATCCGCATGGAGTCCGTCGCGCTCGACCCCGGCGTGTTCATTCGCTCCATGGCGACGCGCGGCTCGCTCGGCGGCATCGCCTCGGCGACGCGCGAGGTGTGCGACGTGCTCGATGGATTCGGCATCGACTTCATCCTCATCGAGACCGTCGGCGTGGGACAGAGCGAGCTCGATGTCGCGCGCGCGAGCGACACCACGCTCGTCGTGCTCGTGCCGGAGAGCGGCGACTCGATCCAGACGCTGAAGGCCGGCGTGATGGAGATCGCCGACGTATTCGTGGTGAACAAGGCCGACCGCCCCGGCGCCGATCGGCTCCGCAACGACATCGAGCTGATGCTCGGCCTCCGCGGCGGCGCGGCGATGCGCAACGTCCCCGCGCACCACGGCGTGGACCTCAAGGCCCTGTCGGCCGAGGAACGCGAGGCGACGCGCCAGGCGATGAACCCCGCGCGGGCCGCGCGCGCCGCGGCGAGCGCCGATCACCCGGAGCGCTGGGTGCCGCCGGTGCTGCAGAGCGTCGCCGCGAAGGGGGAGGGGATCGTCGAGGTGCTCGGCGCGCTCGACCGCCACTTCCGCTATCTTGAGGCGAGCGGCGAGCTTAGGAGTCGCAGGCGGGCGCGGCTCCGCGAGCGTGTCGTCGAGGTCGTGGAGCAGAAGGTGCGATCGCGCCTGTGGGCCGATACCGGGACCATGGCGTGGCTCGACGAGCGGCTCGCGGCACTGGAGAGTGGCACGCTGACGCCGTTCGGCGTCGCCGACGAGCTGCTCGAACGAAGTGCAGGGTTGATCGCACGCTCCACGCTCCACGCGCCACGCTCGACGTGA
- the ybeY gene encoding rRNA maturation RNase YbeY — MTDVHVDVATDGVRSPVARERVAQLARDVLRAERVRAAELSITFVAVERMAALNWTHLRHRGPTDIITFELPPAVPGAPVAGDIYIAPDVARENAARAGIGVREEIARLVVHGVLHALGHEHPEDEARTTSPMWRRQERLLDRLWNAREAVR; from the coding sequence GTGACCGACGTACACGTGGACGTGGCGACGGACGGCGTACGCTCGCCGGTGGCACGCGAGCGTGTGGCGCAGCTCGCGCGCGACGTGCTGCGCGCGGAGCGCGTGCGCGCCGCCGAGCTGTCGATCACGTTCGTCGCCGTCGAGCGGATGGCGGCGCTGAACTGGACACACCTCCGCCACCGCGGCCCGACGGACATCATCACGTTCGAGCTGCCGCCGGCGGTACCCGGAGCGCCGGTGGCGGGCGACATCTACATCGCGCCCGATGTCGCGCGCGAGAACGCGGCGCGCGCCGGCATCGGCGTGCGCGAGGAGATCGCGCGGCTCGTCGTGCACGGCGTGCTGCACGCGCTCGGCCACGAGCACCCGGAGGACGAGGCGCGCACGACGTCGCCGATGTGGCGGCGCCAGGAGCGATTGCTGGACCGTCTGTGGAACGCGCGGGAGGCGGTCCGATGA
- a CDS encoding class I SAM-dependent methyltransferase, which yields MSSSEWWASYFDAQYLREYQPLFTLERDRQEVARLLELLGLPSGSRVLDCPCGQGRHAHLLAETGFDVDGLDYSEDLLAIARRRGTGKTLRYTRGDMRKLPARWAGRFDAVLNLFTSFGFFLDPNDDARVIAEFARVLKPDGVLVWHGGSRDGVMAKFLDRDWWRSDDGTLIGHERSFDPLSGVMTIRTTWEGKKARGEREHRIRLYTATRLAELCAAQGLIVEQAFDGWRDRPLRRASSEMLLVARKTD from the coding sequence ATGTCGAGTTCGGAGTGGTGGGCGTCGTACTTCGACGCGCAGTACCTGCGCGAGTACCAGCCGCTGTTCACGCTCGAGCGTGACCGGCAGGAGGTCGCGCGGCTGCTGGAGCTGTTAGGCCTGCCGTCCGGCTCGCGCGTCCTCGATTGCCCGTGCGGCCAGGGGCGTCACGCGCACCTGCTCGCCGAGACCGGCTTCGACGTCGACGGCCTCGATTACTCCGAGGACCTGCTCGCGATCGCGCGCCGGCGCGGCACGGGCAAGACGCTGCGCTACACGCGCGGCGACATGCGCAAGCTGCCCGCGCGGTGGGCCGGACGCTTCGACGCGGTGCTCAACCTGTTCACGTCGTTCGGCTTCTTTCTCGACCCGAACGACGACGCGCGCGTGATCGCCGAGTTCGCGCGCGTGCTGAAGCCGGACGGAGTGCTCGTGTGGCACGGCGGGAGTCGCGACGGCGTGATGGCGAAGTTCCTCGACCGCGACTGGTGGCGGAGCGACGACGGCACGTTGATCGGCCACGAGCGGTCCTTCGACCCGCTCTCCGGCGTGATGACCATCCGCACGACGTGGGAGGGGAAGAAGGCGCGCGGGGAGCGCGAGCACCGCATCCGTCTCTACACGGCCACGCGTCTGGCGGAGCTGTGCGCGGCGCAGGGGCTCATCGTCGAGCAGGCGTTCGACGGATGGCGCGACCGGCCGCTGCGACGGGCGTCGAGCGAGATGCTGCTCGTCGCCCGGAAGACCGACTAA
- a CDS encoding acyl-CoA mutase large subunit family protein produces the protein MASVQDFEQAVRDRDEEIARLRAEVEAWRRRFDKGGKRDIAFVNSEREVEPLYTALDTQPDVEVPGAFPFTRGIHPTGYRGKLWTMRQFAGFGTARETNERYKFLLSQGQTGLSVAFDFPTLMGYDSDHPRSEGEVGKCGVAISSLADMEELFAGIPLGQVSTSMTINGPAIILFCFYCAAAEKQGVPLEQIQGTVQNDILKEYMAQHAWCFPIEPALRLIVDMFEWCATHTPKWNTISISGYHIREAGATAAQELAFTLADGFTYVERGIARGLDVDDFAPRLSFFWDIHNDFFEEVAKLRAARRIWARHMKERYGARDPRSWVMRFHSQTAGVTLTAQQPMNNIVRVAYQALAAVLGGTQSLHTNSMDETLALPTEHSVEVALRTQQVLAYETGVPNVIDPLGGSYYVEALTDQLEREAEDLFRQIDEIGGVVPGLETGWLQRKINESAARQQWEIEQHRKVIVGVNDFVSDEQELQIPLLRIGQEAEEEQRAKMAAMRAGRDDALVRQRLDRLREAARGSDNVVPFILDCARAYCTLYEIRAALESVFGAYREPVFF, from the coding sequence ATGGCTTCCGTTCAGGATTTCGAGCAGGCGGTCCGCGACCGCGACGAGGAGATCGCCAGGCTCCGCGCCGAGGTGGAGGCGTGGCGCCGCCGCTTCGACAAGGGCGGCAAGCGCGACATCGCGTTCGTGAACTCGGAGCGCGAGGTCGAGCCGCTGTACACGGCGCTCGACACGCAGCCGGATGTCGAAGTCCCCGGCGCGTTCCCGTTCACGCGCGGCATCCACCCCACGGGCTACCGCGGCAAGCTGTGGACGATGCGCCAGTTCGCCGGCTTCGGCACGGCCCGCGAGACGAACGAGCGGTACAAGTTCCTCCTCTCGCAGGGACAGACGGGCCTCTCGGTCGCGTTCGATTTCCCGACGCTCATGGGCTACGACTCCGACCACCCGCGGTCGGAGGGCGAGGTCGGCAAGTGCGGCGTCGCGATCTCGTCGCTCGCCGACATGGAGGAGCTGTTCGCCGGCATCCCGTTAGGCCAGGTCTCGACGTCGATGACCATCAACGGCCCGGCGATCATCCTGTTCTGCTTCTACTGCGCCGCGGCGGAGAAGCAGGGCGTGCCGCTCGAGCAGATCCAGGGGACGGTCCAGAACGACATCCTCAAGGAGTACATGGCGCAGCACGCGTGGTGCTTCCCGATCGAGCCCGCGCTGCGTCTGATCGTCGACATGTTCGAGTGGTGCGCCACGCACACGCCGAAGTGGAACACCATCTCCATCAGCGGCTACCACATCCGCGAGGCGGGAGCGACCGCCGCGCAGGAGCTCGCGTTCACGCTCGCCGACGGCTTCACGTACGTGGAGCGCGGCATCGCGCGCGGCCTCGACGTCGACGACTTCGCGCCGCGGCTCTCGTTCTTCTGGGACATCCACAACGACTTCTTCGAGGAAGTCGCGAAGCTCCGCGCGGCGCGCCGCATCTGGGCCCGCCACATGAAGGAGCGCTACGGCGCGAGGGATCCGCGCTCGTGGGTGATGCGCTTCCACTCGCAGACGGCCGGCGTCACGCTCACGGCGCAGCAGCCGATGAACAACATCGTGCGCGTCGCCTACCAGGCGCTCGCCGCGGTGCTCGGCGGCACCCAGTCGCTGCACACCAACTCGATGGACGAGACGCTCGCCCTCCCGACGGAGCACTCCGTGGAGGTCGCGCTCCGCACGCAGCAGGTTCTCGCCTACGAGACGGGCGTGCCGAACGTCATCGATCCCCTCGGCGGCTCGTACTACGTCGAGGCGCTCACCGACCAGCTCGAGCGCGAGGCCGAGGATCTGTTCCGCCAGATCGACGAGATCGGCGGCGTCGTGCCGGGGCTCGAGACCGGCTGGCTGCAGCGCAAGATCAACGAGAGCGCCGCGCGCCAGCAGTGGGAGATCGAGCAGCACCGCAAGGTCATCGTCGGCGTGAACGACTTCGTCTCCGACGAGCAGGAGCTGCAGATTCCACTGCTGCGCATCGGCCAGGAGGCGGAGGAGGAGCAGCGCGCGAAGATGGCCGCCATGCGCGCCGGCCGGGACGACGCGCTCGTGCGGCAGCGGCTCGATCGGCTCCGCGAGGCGGCCCGCGGCAGCGACAACGTCGTGCCGTTCATCCTCGACTGCGCGCGCGCCTACTGCACGCTCTACGAGATCCGCGCGGCGCTCGAGAGCGTGTTCGGGGCCTACAGAGAACCCGTATTCTTTTGA
- a CDS encoding acyl-CoA carboxylase subunit beta produces the protein MSTATRLRELGDEVRALEARLREGGGPDKIERQHKQGKLTARERVERLCDPGTPFLEIGLLVAYDQYDGQAPGAGVVTGLAEVHGREVVVVANDATVKAGSWWPETIRKILRAQEIAMRCRIPIIYLVDSAGVNLPYQGGVFPGQYGAARIFYYNSIMRRYLKVPQLAAVMGPCIAGGAYLPALSDVILMVKGTSFMGLGGANLVKGATGQTIDNETLGGAVTHTEISGVAHYAVDDDDACLAKLRDLVERLPAPRRVVHESRVADHPGDGKYAADALYDLLPVDHRMSYDMHTVLRALVDGGSLDEFQGNLAKEMICADARVEGIPVGVIANQRGLVKGRPGERPRFGGIVYAESAEKVAFYIDRCDRQGIPLLFVQDVSGFMVGPDAEHEGIIRAGARFVEAMATARVPKLVLTVNHASGAGYYAMAGQGFDPDFIFSWPTGRMGVMEGESAVSAVHGPAIEKAKQAGKPLPDDVAEAVEEMRADYEHQLDAKFAAARGYVDAIVHPEETRHVLATALRAALQNAGPHLGAFVLPAGI, from the coding sequence GTGAGCACGGCGACGCGGCTCCGCGAGCTGGGGGACGAGGTCCGCGCGCTCGAGGCCCGGCTGCGCGAGGGCGGTGGACCCGACAAGATCGAGCGACAGCACAAGCAGGGAAAGCTCACCGCGCGCGAGCGCGTCGAGCGGCTGTGCGACCCTGGCACGCCGTTTCTCGAGATCGGGCTGCTCGTCGCGTACGACCAGTACGACGGCCAGGCGCCCGGCGCCGGCGTCGTCACGGGGCTGGCCGAGGTGCACGGCCGCGAGGTCGTCGTCGTCGCGAACGACGCGACGGTGAAGGCCGGGTCGTGGTGGCCGGAGACGATCCGGAAGATCCTGCGCGCGCAGGAGATCGCGATGCGCTGTCGCATCCCGATCATCTACCTCGTCGACTCCGCGGGCGTGAACCTGCCGTACCAGGGCGGCGTCTTCCCGGGGCAGTACGGCGCGGCGCGCATCTTCTACTACAACTCCATCATGCGGCGCTACCTCAAGGTGCCGCAGCTCGCCGCCGTGATGGGACCGTGCATCGCCGGCGGCGCGTACCTGCCCGCGCTCTCCGACGTGATCCTCATGGTGAAGGGCACGTCGTTCATGGGCCTCGGCGGCGCGAACCTCGTGAAGGGCGCCACCGGGCAGACGATCGACAACGAGACGTTGGGCGGCGCCGTCACGCACACCGAGATCAGCGGCGTCGCGCACTACGCGGTGGACGACGACGACGCGTGCCTCGCGAAGCTCCGCGACCTCGTGGAGCGGCTCCCCGCGCCGCGGCGCGTCGTGCACGAGTCGCGCGTGGCCGACCATCCGGGCGACGGCAAGTACGCCGCCGACGCGCTGTACGACCTGCTCCCCGTCGACCACCGCATGTCGTACGACATGCACACCGTGCTGCGCGCGCTCGTCGACGGCGGCTCGCTCGATGAGTTCCAGGGGAACCTCGCGAAGGAGATGATCTGCGCCGACGCGCGCGTCGAGGGCATCCCGGTCGGGGTCATCGCGAACCAGCGCGGCCTCGTGAAGGGACGCCCCGGCGAGCGCCCGCGCTTCGGCGGCATCGTCTACGCCGAGAGCGCGGAGAAGGTCGCGTTCTACATCGACCGCTGCGACCGGCAGGGCATCCCGCTGCTGTTCGTGCAGGACGTCTCCGGCTTCATGGTCGGCCCAGACGCCGAGCACGAGGGGATCATCCGGGCGGGTGCACGTTTCGTCGAGGCGATGGCGACGGCGCGCGTGCCGAAGCTGGTGCTCACCGTGAACCACGCGTCGGGCGCTGGCTACTACGCGATGGCGGGGCAGGGCTTCGATCCCGACTTCATCTTCTCGTGGCCCACCGGCCGCATGGGCGTGATGGAGGGCGAGAGCGCGGTGAGCGCGGTGCACGGCCCGGCGATCGAGAAGGCGAAGCAGGCGGGCAAGCCGCTGCCCGACGACGTCGCGGAGGCCGTCGAGGAGATGCGCGCCGACTACGAGCACCAGCTCGACGCGAAGTTCGCCGCGGCGCGCGGGTACGTCGACGCCATCGTGCATCCGGAGGAGACACGGCACGTGCTCGCGACCGCGCTGCGCGCCGCGCTCCAGAACGCGGGCCCACATCTGGGCGCGTTCGTACTACCTGCGGGGATCTGA
- a CDS encoding hemolysin family protein, whose translation MSSTIAVLLGIAAAFLFVLVDAALLASEHDAEAADASAHARTHRALAFARVLAQLLTGAAAARALVLHERTAGVAIALALVAGALVVVVSEAAAREIGDALGASAARRLMPLARATEMVLAPVLALNARLDEALLRALPPAPADESSREETAEQFREVIASEADVSSEEQSILAGVFSLGETVVREVMVPRVDIVGVERETPWSEVIDRVRSSEHSRLPVYEDTLDEIVGILYAKDLLPNVIAGEEPAAGWTSLVRPAHFVPPTKRIDEQLRDFRTSETHIAIVADEYGGTAGLITIEDVLEEIVGDIRDEYDDDERAVEVEGPNKFWVSGRVTLDELSDVTGHSFEHEDVDTVGGLVYELLGRVPRAGERLTVDGFRIVVERVVRRKVLRVYLERLEPEPATHAGGDPSAEGAS comes from the coding sequence ATGAGCTCCACCATCGCCGTGCTGCTCGGCATCGCCGCCGCGTTCCTGTTCGTGCTGGTCGACGCCGCGCTGCTCGCCTCGGAGCACGACGCGGAGGCGGCCGACGCCTCGGCGCACGCGCGCACGCACCGGGCGCTCGCGTTCGCGCGCGTGCTCGCGCAGCTGCTCACCGGCGCGGCCGCCGCGCGCGCCCTCGTGCTGCACGAGCGGACCGCTGGCGTGGCGATCGCGCTCGCGCTCGTCGCCGGTGCGCTCGTCGTCGTCGTGTCCGAGGCGGCGGCGCGCGAGATCGGCGACGCGCTCGGCGCGAGCGCGGCGCGTCGGCTGATGCCGCTCGCCCGGGCGACCGAGATGGTGCTCGCTCCGGTGCTCGCGCTGAACGCCCGGCTCGACGAAGCGCTGCTGCGCGCGCTGCCGCCGGCGCCCGCGGACGAGTCGTCGCGCGAGGAGACCGCCGAGCAGTTCCGCGAGGTCATCGCGTCCGAGGCGGACGTCTCGTCGGAGGAGCAGTCGATCCTCGCCGGCGTCTTCTCGCTCGGCGAGACCGTCGTGCGCGAGGTCATGGTGCCGCGCGTCGACATCGTCGGCGTGGAGCGCGAGACGCCGTGGTCGGAGGTGATCGACCGCGTGCGCAGCTCCGAGCACTCACGCCTCCCGGTGTACGAGGACACGCTCGACGAGATCGTGGGCATCCTCTACGCGAAGGACCTGCTGCCGAACGTCATCGCGGGCGAGGAGCCGGCCGCGGGCTGGACGTCGCTCGTGCGCCCCGCGCACTTCGTGCCGCCCACGAAGCGCATCGACGAGCAGCTCCGCGACTTCCGCACGAGCGAGACGCACATCGCCATCGTCGCCGACGAGTACGGCGGCACCGCGGGGCTCATCACCATCGAGGACGTGCTCGAGGAGATCGTCGGCGACATCCGCGACGAGTACGACGACGACGAGCGCGCGGTGGAGGTCGAGGGGCCGAACAAGTTCTGGGTGTCCGGGCGCGTCACGCTCGACGAGCTGTCCGACGTCACCGGCCACTCGTTCGAGCACGAGGACGTCGACACGGTGGGCGGCCTGGTGTACGAGCTGCTCGGCCGCGTGCCGCGCGCCGGCGAACGGCTCACCGTCGACGGGTTCCGCATCGTCGTCGAGCGCGTCGTGCGACGGAAGGTGCTGCGCGTGTACCTCGAGCGGCTGGAGCCGGAGCCCGCGACGCACGCCGGCGGCGACCCGAGCGCGGAAGGGGCGTCGTGA